ATACAAAAGCTAGTAATTCTAAGGGAAACTGCGAGAAGATTACTCGGAATTAAGATGTAAAAATTTTTATATTTGTTTTTCAAAGTATTATAACATGAGTAGCGAATATTACGAATACCAATTAACAATAGATAAGATATTAGATTCTGGTTCTAGAAGTTTTCCAAATCGTGAAATAGTATACAGAGATATTAGAAGATATACCTTTCAGTCGTTCGCAAATTCTGTAAAGAGATTTGCCAATGGACTAAGGAAAATTGGAGTCAAAAAGGGAGATAGAATAGGAGTAATAGACTGGGATACTGACGTTTATCTTCATTCGTATTATGCGATACCCATGATAGGAGCAGTCCTACATACGGTTAACATCAGGTATCCGTTAGAATTAATTGCCAAAACTATTCTCCACGCAGAGGATAAATTCTTGTTAGTAAGAGATGAATTCGTACCGCTTATAGAAAAGGCAAAAGGAATAATGCCAGTGGGAATGAAAGTAATAACCTACAGTGACGCTAAAGAGAAAGTTAAGAGTTCATTAGAAAATACTGTTGATTTTTGGGAACTAATACAATCGAATGAACCTCTAGAAGAGGACACTCAAGTTAATGAGAATGATATGGCTACAATATTTTACACCTCGGGTACAACAGGCGAGCCTAAGGGAGTGTGGTTCAGTCATAGGAAAATAGTATTACATGCAATGAGTGTAACGTTAGTTGGAGCTAGACCGCCATTAAGCCTAACCTCAAACGATGTATATATGATATTAGTTCCAATGTTTCACGTTCACGCTTGGGGATATCCCTTCGTGGCTTTATTAGCTGGAGTTAAATACGTGTTACCTGGCAAATACGATTACGGATTCATACTGAGGTTAATGGATAAGGAAAATGTCACATATTCCGCAATGGTACCAACTATTTTGTACTTAATTTTAACGAATCCCGACGCACCTAAATACCTTCATGTATTTAAGAGATGGAAAATAACAATAGGAGGTTCGGCATTACCAGAAGGGTTAGCTAAAAAAGCTAAAGAGTTAGGCATAACCGTAATAGGCGGTTATGGATTATCCGAAACTTGTCCAGTATTATCAGTGGGCTATTACAACTCCCAGATAGAAGGTTTAGATGAAAATACTAAATTCATGGAGCAAATTAGCACTGGAGCACCAATACCTTTGGTTCAAATAAAAGTTGTTGATCCAACTACTGGAAAAGAGAAAGAGGTAGGAAAGATAGGCGAAATAGTGGTTAGAGCACCTTGGTTAACTCAAGAATATTATAAAGATCCGGAGAAGACTAAAGCCTTATGGAAAGGAGGATGGTTGCATACTGGAGATCTAGCATATATGGATCAATATGGATATTTACACATAGTAGATAGGGAGAAGGACGCTATTAAGAGTGGAGGAGAATTCATACCATCACTTCTTTTAGAGAACGCAATATCATTACATCCTAAAGTATCACAAGTTGCCGTTGTTGGGATAAAGGATGAGAAGTGGGGAGAAAGACCAGTAGCATTCATAGTTCCTAAGGAGAAATTAACTGAAGAAGAATTAAGGGAATTTCTATTGAATTTAGCTAATGAGGGAAGAATACAGAAATGGTGGATTCCAGATAAATTCATATTTATAAATTCAATGCCATTGACTTCAACTAATAAGATAGATAAGAAAGTTCTAAGAGACATGGCACAAACTAAATAAACGATCAAGTGGTAGATTAAATTATGAGAAATGTAGCAATTATTGGAACTGGTCATACGAAATTTGGAGTAAGAACCGATGTTAACTTACAAGAATTAGCTTGGGAAGCTGTAAAACAAGCATTAGAGGAAGCTAATTTGGATCAGAATGAAATTCAGTATTTTGCGGTAGGTAATGTGGGAAATTGGAGCTCCGAGGAATTACCAGCCGTAGTAATAGGAGAATATTGTAATCTCACGCCTAAAGGTACTATGAGAGTTGAAGCAGCTTGCGCTACTGGAAGTGCTGCGTTAAGAGATGCTTATATGGCTGTAAAGTCTGGAGAAGTTGATATTGCGCTAGTTGTAGGAGTAGAGCAAATGCATCAAGCGCCTAATCCTCAAGTGGTGGAATTAATTGGTAGAGCTGGTGATTATTTCTGGGAATTTGAAAACTTTGGGCTAACTTTTCCAGGATATTACGCTCTTCACGCTTCAGCTTACATGGCTAAATATGGAGCAAAGGAAGAGGATTTAGGCAAGATAGCGATAAAGAACCATTATTATGGGGCAAGGAATCCCTATGCTCAATTCCAAAAAGAGATAAGTATGGATGACTATTTAAAATCTAAACCAGTGGCTTATCCTCTAAAACTTTTAGATTCTTCTCCAATTACTGATGGTGCAGCTGCAGTAATTTTGGCTTCAGAGGAAGTAGCAAAAAAGATAACAGACTCTCCAGTATGGATAGTTTCACAAGGAGTAGCGAGCGGGACAGCGAATTTGAGTAGAAGAAGCGACTTTACGCACATTGAGGCAGCATTCCTGGCTGCTCAACAAGCCTATAGAAAGGCTGGAATTGATTTTAATGAAGCTTGGAAGTATTTTGATGTGGCTGAAGTCCATGATTGTTTCACCATAGCGGAGATAATGGCGTATGAAGATTTAGGATTCGCAAAGAGAGGTGAAGGATACCTTTTAGCAAGGGAAGAACAAACGTACATAGGAGGGAGGATACCGGTAAACGTAGATGGTGGATTAAAGGCTAAAGGACATCCCATAGGTGCAACTGGCGTAAGTATGGCAGTATCCATAACTAGGCAATTATTGCAAAGAGCCCATAAAGGAACGCAAGTGGAAGTTAAAAACGGAATGGGAATAGCACATAATGTGGGAGGAACTGGACATTACGCATATGTTACAATATTCTCAACTAGGAGGCCTTCCACATGAGTTTGAATGAAATAAGGGATAGGTTACAAAGGGAGATTTCTCAATCGCTAACTGCACTTAATAACGTAGTGAAGACCACTGGGTTGCCAATAGTTAATGAACAGAAGACTAATAATCCGCTTTGGGTCGATGTCAGAGAAATAGATCTAAGATATCAAATTCCCGTTAAAAAGGTTAGTAAGTTCTTCGAAGGTTTAAAGGAAGGTAAGGTATTAGCTACCAAATGTCCAAAATGTAATTCAATATATTTTCCTCCTCAAGATGATTGCCCAAAATGTAAGATTTCTAACCTAGATTGGATTGAGATGCCTAAGGAAGGTGAAATTGTAGCTTTTACTGTAATTAACGTTAAACCTCCTTCTTTCTCTCACTATCAAGATTACATAGTGGGAATCGCGAGAATGAGTAATGGTGTTAATGTATTAGCTTGGGTAAGGTCAAAAGAAGTAAGAATTGGAATGAAGGTTAGACTTGAGGTAGTAAAAAGGGAACCAGAGGGTTATTTAACGTATGAGTTAATCCCCATAGGGTAAAATGCATGATAAAGAACGTAGCTGTAATAGGAGCGGGAACAATGGGACATGGAATTGCTGAAGTAGTAGCCATTGCAGGATATAGTGTTTATCTAAGTGATGTTTCTCAAGAAATATTAAATAATGCGTTAGAAAAAATTAGGTGGAGTTTAGGGAAGCTATATGAGAAGGGGCAATTGAAGGAGAGCGATAAGACAATAATTGATAGGATTAGGACTACTGTGGGAATTACTAATGAGTTAAAGGAGGTGGATTTTGTAATAGAAGCAGTGCCTGAAAAATTAGATTTAAAGCGACAAATATTTTCTAGACTTGAAGAGATAGTTGCTGACACTACAATATTGTCAACTAATACTAGTAGTTTACCAATTACTGAAATAGCCTCTGCTGTCAGAAGGCAAGAAAGGGTAGTTGGTACACACTTCTTTAACCCTCCAGTAATAATGCAATTAGTTGAGGTAATAAGAGGTAATAGAACTTCTGATAATACGCTCAATACTGCATACGAGTTCATAAAGACCCTTAATAAGAAGCCAATATTGGTACATAAGGATGTACCGGGGTTTGTTGTGAATAGAGTGCTATTGAGGATTATAACTAATGCATGTATGCTAGTGGAAAAGAATATTGCGGACTATAGGACTGTGGATGCAGTAGCACGATACAAACTAGGTCTCCCAATGGGAATATTTGAGCTTGTAGATTATACTGGAGTAGACGTTAACTATTACGTCAGCTCTGCTATGATAGAAAGAGGGTTTAAGGCATATCAGTGCAAAATCTTAGAGGAAATGACAAAGAGAGGAGAGTTAGGAGTTAAAAGCGGTAAAGGTTTCTACACATATCCATCTAACAGATACGTTAAAGTTAACTTATCCCCAGATCTCGCTGAAAAGTTAAATCCGTTATATCTAATTGCCCCAGCAATTAAAGAGGCAAATTGGATGGTTGAAGAAGGTATTGCGAGTAAAGAGGATATAGATTTAGGCGTCAAATTAGGGTTAAACTTCCCTAAGGGTATTTTCGATTATGAAAGAGAATTCGGAAAGGAAAACGTAACTAGAGCGTTAGAAGAACTAAAGAGAATTTCTGGTGAAGAAGAATATTTATAATAGATAAGTAAAAAATCTTTGCTTATCTACTTAATTTTCTTTACGAAATCACAATATATTTCTCTAAATCCCATCTTTCTATAGAACGATACTGCTATTAAATTTCTAGATGGGAATTGGGCTGCTAATATTTCTATACCCCTTTCCCTAAGCTCATCCTCTATAAACTTCACTATTTCATTACCTACTCCCTGCCTTCTGTATGAAGGGTGGACGTAAAATTCCCTAATTACCGCTTCCTTGTCTGGAACATAGAATAACCTATCTACTATCATAACCCTAGCCGCGCCTACTATTTTGCCCTGATCTTCTGCTATAACTAACATTTCATTTGAATCATCAAGGCTCTTTTCTACCATCTTGCTAACTCTTTCCTCTAAGTTTTCTGGTACTAGTAATAATGGATCAAATTCACTATTTAATCTATACATCCTACTGAAAAAGTCTACTAAAGTTCTAGAATCTTCTTTGGTGGCCTTTCTTACGGTGACCATGTGGATACCACCAGATTCATTATCTTCCTAGCCCTTAATATTCTCTGCTTAGCCATTTCTCTAAATTCTTCCCTAGTCTTCTTAACCCTCGCTAAACCTAATTCCACTGCTTTACTCGCAACTGCAGCAGCTTCCTCATAAAAGGCATCCCACTCATCCATTCTAGGAATAATATAGTTTTCATTTATTCCTTTATCCCTAGCATATTTTGCAAGAGCCTCAGAAGCAGCAATTATCATTTCATCCGTAACTGCCTTAGCTCTACTATCTAAAATTCCCCTAAATATTGCTGGAAATATTAAGGAGTTATTGACTTGATTGGGGAAATCACTCCTACCAGTAGCCACTATTTTAGCCCCAGCCTCTTTAGCCTCTTGTGGCCAT
The nucleotide sequence above comes from Sulfolobus tengchongensis. Encoded proteins:
- a CDS encoding long-chain fatty acid--CoA ligase yields the protein MSSEYYEYQLTIDKILDSGSRSFPNREIVYRDIRRYTFQSFANSVKRFANGLRKIGVKKGDRIGVIDWDTDVYLHSYYAIPMIGAVLHTVNIRYPLELIAKTILHAEDKFLLVRDEFVPLIEKAKGIMPVGMKVITYSDAKEKVKSSLENTVDFWELIQSNEPLEEDTQVNENDMATIFYTSGTTGEPKGVWFSHRKIVLHAMSVTLVGARPPLSLTSNDVYMILVPMFHVHAWGYPFVALLAGVKYVLPGKYDYGFILRLMDKENVTYSAMVPTILYLILTNPDAPKYLHVFKRWKITIGGSALPEGLAKKAKELGITVIGGYGLSETCPVLSVGYYNSQIEGLDENTKFMEQISTGAPIPLVQIKVVDPTTGKEKEVGKIGEIVVRAPWLTQEYYKDPEKTKALWKGGWLHTGDLAYMDQYGYLHIVDREKDAIKSGGEFIPSLLLENAISLHPKVSQVAVVGIKDEKWGERPVAFIVPKEKLTEEELREFLLNLANEGRIQKWWIPDKFIFINSMPLTSTNKIDKKVLRDMAQTK
- a CDS encoding thiolase domain-containing protein: MRNVAIIGTGHTKFGVRTDVNLQELAWEAVKQALEEANLDQNEIQYFAVGNVGNWSSEELPAVVIGEYCNLTPKGTMRVEAACATGSAALRDAYMAVKSGEVDIALVVGVEQMHQAPNPQVVELIGRAGDYFWEFENFGLTFPGYYALHASAYMAKYGAKEEDLGKIAIKNHYYGARNPYAQFQKEISMDDYLKSKPVAYPLKLLDSSPITDGAAAVILASEEVAKKITDSPVWIVSQGVASGTANLSRRSDFTHIEAAFLAAQQAYRKAGIDFNEAWKYFDVAEVHDCFTIAEIMAYEDLGFAKRGEGYLLAREEQTYIGGRIPVNVDGGLKAKGHPIGATGVSMAVSITRQLLQRAHKGTQVEVKNGMGIAHNVGGTGHYAYVTIFSTRRPST
- a CDS encoding Zn-ribbon domain-containing OB-fold protein yields the protein MSLNEIRDRLQREISQSLTALNNVVKTTGLPIVNEQKTNNPLWVDVREIDLRYQIPVKKVSKFFEGLKEGKVLATKCPKCNSIYFPPQDDCPKCKISNLDWIEMPKEGEIVAFTVINVKPPSFSHYQDYIVGIARMSNGVNVLAWVRSKEVRIGMKVRLEVVKREPEGYLTYELIPIG
- a CDS encoding 3-hydroxyacyl-CoA dehydrogenase family protein translates to MIKNVAVIGAGTMGHGIAEVVAIAGYSVYLSDVSQEILNNALEKIRWSLGKLYEKGQLKESDKTIIDRIRTTVGITNELKEVDFVIEAVPEKLDLKRQIFSRLEEIVADTTILSTNTSSLPITEIASAVRRQERVVGTHFFNPPVIMQLVEVIRGNRTSDNTLNTAYEFIKTLNKKPILVHKDVPGFVVNRVLLRIITNACMLVEKNIADYRTVDAVARYKLGLPMGIFELVDYTGVDVNYYVSSAMIERGFKAYQCKILEEMTKRGELGVKSGKGFYTYPSNRYVKVNLSPDLAEKLNPLYLIAPAIKEANWMVEEGIASKEDIDLGVKLGLNFPKGIFDYEREFGKENVTRALEELKRISGEEEYL
- a CDS encoding GNAT family N-acetyltransferase, yielding MVTVRKATKEDSRTLVDFFSRMYRLNSEFDPLLLVPENLEERVSKMVEKSLDDSNEMLVIAEDQGKIVGAARVMIVDRLFYVPDKEAVIREFYVHPSYRRQGVGNEIVKFIEDELRERGIEILAAQFPSRNLIAVSFYRKMGFREIYCDFVKKIK